The genomic stretch gccggttttacggggagttttctcgggttttgttaattatgcgattaaggtatataagctttgtcgtcattattctaaatcacttttgcaaaacctaaattactgtttaagagagaaagcaagcaagttcttcatcctaatcgcattattagcaatacccggagtttggaaggtcagttcttagcgttgattataccgttgagttccttgcgtcgagggtaagatctatgtaccctttttattgtatttcctttgatttggttaaaccctaatttagagatttgggggttctACAATACGAGTATTATACGAGCAACTCAAAAAAAATACTCCCTTAATCtcggttatttttttttttgttggcaCAACGACCTATGAGAGAGAAGGAAAATATTGGTGTTGTCAACAAGTAGGGGTGTCACTAAGGTGGATTGCGATGGGTTTCACCCCACACCCCCTTGATTGGGACAGATGCAGGAACTAGAAATATCATCCATCATGGGTCGTGGGGCGGGTGTAAATATTAGTGCTCTAAATGATCTTAGCTCTCGGaatcaatcaacttggtaaaTGCCTGGCTCCTATATGAGCTTAAAAATAACCGGAAGCAAAGCAAAAATATTCTCTTGCTAACCCATCTagaaacaattggtctcccttgtgacgggttactatttgtggcggatattttgtgagttaaaatgataacaaaataggttagtggagaaaggggaccacatgaatagtgttgcagagagagaaaaagttggtactttgtgaggtaaaatggtatccgtcactcaagagtgacggatatgtaccgtcataaacaagaatttgtgatctaGAAAAAGCACCATATCTTCGTACATGAGATTAAGACAAGAAGTTGGTTTTTTTTTACCAAAAACAAGGATAGACTAATCCACACTTCATAATTCCTCTCATGAGTCTCATCCACTAATATAGTCATATATTGACAAAAAATGGTAAAAAGTAGATTGTGGGACATCATCAAAAACCCTCAACCAATCAAAATCTTAATCATAAAACAGTCAAAGTGTTGGCTAAAATCAAACACGAGTGCATTCTTTAGATACTATTTCTCTTCTCCTCTGTTTTTCCCCCAAAAAACAGAGTATCATGCTTCGAATTCGATTTTTAATACGGAGTACAAAATAATGTGTATTTTAGTTATTGGATTGCTAATATTGATTGAAATTTAGAACACACTAACTTAATTGATATAATTATTGGTTGACCATATTCATGATCTGTGTCTAAAACCCTTCAACATCAATCAAATACATTCGACGTGTCTCCATTTGCTGATTTACCTCGAGAAATTAAGTAGTTCCGCTTAGCGAAAAAACACACATATAAGTATATAAAGTTTACAATTTGAGAATTGAAGAAAAAATTGTGAATTTCACCAGTTACTTAGCAAAGAATATATCCTTACACCAATAAACTCAAAGAAACACTTGTTTCGACTTCAAATAATAACCTAGTAATATACctattaattaaattaactaatcAATTAAAGAATCATTCGTACTAATACTTTAttactttttttgtttttttttgcagCAAACccaacaaactaaaataaatgcCAAGAAATTTGCAAACAAGAATAAACTTTCCTTAAAAAGAGTAGTTCCAAAGTGACATGTCAGCACCTCCAAAATCCACATCATCAAGATTGTAACTGTAATTACTTGAACTTGGCTGATGTGGCGGTAACATACCGAGTCCCTCGTACATGTCAGCCATCAAAGCCGGCATATTGAACAACATATCCTCATCCATATACTCCACATTCTGCTCCTCCTGTTCCACATTCCGTTCATTCTCTTGCGGCGGCTGTGAAGCCGGCGCATTGAGCAGCTCCACCGTAGGACGAAACGCTTGCGCCGCCTCAGCCGCCGCTTTCTGAATGTCTTTGAGA from Silene latifolia isolate original U9 population chromosome 5, ASM4854445v1, whole genome shotgun sequence encodes the following:
- the LOC141654755 gene encoding dehydration-responsive element-binding protein 1A-like, with protein sequence MLASAHPKKKAGRKKFQETRHPIYRGIRLRRSSKWVSEVRLPNSKTRLWLGTYLTAEMAARAHDVAAIALRGKEGACLNFADSVWRLPVPASSDLKDIQKAAAEAAQAFRPTVELLNAPASQPPQENERNVEQEEQNVEYMDEDMLFNMPALMADMYEGLGMLPPHQPSSSNYSYNLDDVDFGGADMSLWNYSF